Proteins co-encoded in one Corylus avellana chromosome ca9, CavTom2PMs-1.0 genomic window:
- the LOC132162575 gene encoding uncharacterized protein LOC132162575, whose protein sequence is MLSIQKWKCSWSLAAAIASIVALVSVVNLFLSPLGSSFDFLRQSQNFCIPVNGSSEDLQPAVDLDHRFPAGLHKEVIYRGAPWKAKVGRWLSGCDSITKEVSTVEIIGGSNCKNDCSGQGICNRELGQCRCFHGYSGEGCSERLQLQCNYPKSPKEPYGRWVVSMCPAYCDTTRAMCFCGEGTKYPNRPVPEACGFKVHLPSEPGAPKLTDWAKADLDVFTTNGSKPGWCNVDPAEANAQKVKFKEECDCVYDCLLGRFCEVPVLCTCINQCSGHGHCRGGFCQCDNGWYGIDCSIPSVISSVREWPQWLRPAQLNVPDDIHLTGKVVNLNAMVKKKRPLIYVYDLPPDFNSLLLEGRHFKLQCVNRIYDEKNATLWTDQLYGAQMALYESILASPHRTLNGEEADFFFVPVLDACIITRADDAPHLSMQDHLGLRSYLTLEFYKKAYDHIAEQFPYWNRSSGRDHIWSFSWDEGACYAPKEIWSSMMLAHWGNTNSKHKNSTTAYWADNWDRVPSSRRGNHPCFEADKDLVLPAWKHPDVISLSSKRWARPREKRKTLFYFNGNLGPAYPRGRPEATYSMGIRQKIAEEFGSSPNKEGKLGKQHAEDVIVTPLRSDNYHEDLASSVFCGVFPGDGWSGRMEDSILQGCIPVVIQDGIFLPYENVLNYDSFAIRISEDEIPNMIKILRGFNETEIEYKLANVRKTWQRFLYRDSIMLEAARQKSAFGRVEDWAAEFSKLIEDDVFATFVQVLHYKLHNDPWRRLVHLEKEFGLPRECLIKTN, encoded by the exons ATGTTATCCATTCAGAAGTGGAAATGCTCATGGTCTTTGGCAGCAGCAATTGCTTCTATTGTGGCATTGGTTTCAGTAGTTAATCTATTTCTGTCTCCTTTGGGGTCTTCTTTTGATTTCTTAAGGCAATCCCAGAACTTTTGTATCCCAGTTAATGGATCATCTGAAGATCTACAGCCAGCAGTTGACTTAGACCATAGGTTTCCAGCTGGCTTACACAAGGAGGTTATCTATCGCGGTGCACCATGGAAGGCCAAGGTTGGGAGGTGGCTTTCTGGTTGTGATTCTATTACTAAGGAAGTCAGCACTGTTGAG ATAATAGGTGGAAGTAACTGCAAGAATGACTGTAGTGGTCAAGGCATTTGTAATCGTGAATTAGGACAATGCCGGTGCTTTCATGGATATAGTG GAGAAGGATGCTCCGAAAGACTGCAGTTGCAATGCAACTACCCAAAATCGCCAAAAGAACCATATGGGCGATGGGTTGTCTCAATGTGCCCTGCTTATTGTGACACAACAAGGGCAATGTGCTTCTGCGGGGAAGGCACAAAATACCCAAATCGTCCAGTGCCAGAGGCATGTGGGTTTAAAGTGCA CTTACCTTCTGAACCTGGTGCTCCCAAACTGACTGATTGGGCGAAAGCTGACCTGGATGTTTTTACGACCAATGGTAGCAAACCAGGATGGTGTAATGTGGATCCAGCTGAAGCTAATGCCCAAAAGGTAAAATTCAAAGAGGAATGTGACTGCGTTTATGATTGCCTTTTGGGGCGGTTCTGTGAAGTGCCCGTGCTATGCACTTGTATTAATCAATGCTCTGGACATGGGCATTGCCGGGGTGGATTTTGTCAG TGTGACAATGGATGGTATGGAATAGATTGCAGCATTCCATCTGTTATATCATCTGTAAGAGAGTGGCCCCAATGGCTTCGACCAGCACAGCTTAATGTTCCTGATGATATACATCTCACAGGGAAAGTTGTCAATCTAAATGCTAtggtgaaaaagaaaaggcccCTAATTTATGTTTATGACTTGCCTCCAGATTTCAACAGCCTTCTCCTTGAG GGGCGCCATTTTAAGTTACAGTGTGTAAACAGAATATATGACGAGAAGAACGCAACATTGTGGACAGATCAGCTGTATGGCGCTCAG ATGGCACTTTATGAAAGTATCTTAGCTAGTCCTCATCGAACATTGAATGGCGAAGAAGcagattttttctttgttcctgTCCTTGATGCATGTATAATAACTCGTGCAGATGATGCTCCTCACTTGAGCATGCAG GACCATTTGGGCTTGAGGAGCTATCTCACTCTGGAATTTTAtaagaaggcttatgatcacatTGCTGAGCAATTTCCTTACTGGAATCGCTCATCAGGTAGAGACCATATTTGG TCATTTTCCTGGGATGAAGGTGCTTGCTATGCCCCTAAGGAGATATGGAGTAGCATGATGTTGGCACACTGGGGTAACACAAACTCGAAGCATAAAAATTCCACAACAGCCTATTGGGCTGACAATTGGGATAGAGTTCCTTCAAGTAGAAGGGGCAACCACCCATGCTTCGAAGCTGATAAAGACCTTGTGCTCCCTGCTTGGAAACATCCTGACGTTATTTCATTAAGCTCAAAACGTTGGGCTAG GCCCCGAGAGAAGCGAAAGACACTGTTCTATTTCAATGGAAATCTAGGACCAGCATACCCAAGGGGAAGGCCAGAAGCTAC ATATAGTATGGGTATCAGACAGAAAATAGCAGAAGAGTTTGGATCAAGCCCTAACAAGGAAGGCAAGCTTGGGAAACAGCATGCAGAAGATGTAATTGTCACACCACTACGTTCTGACAATTATCACGAGGATTTAGCCAGTTCTGTTTTCTGTGGGGTATTTCCTGGAGATGGTTGGAGTGGTCGTATGGAAGACAGTATTCTGCAAGGGTGCATTCCTGTGGTCATTCAG GATGGGATTTTCCTGCCATATGAAAATGTTCTCAACTACGATAGCTTTGCCATTCGGATAAGTGAAGATGAAATTCCAAATATGATAAAGATTCTCCGG GGATTCAATGAGACAGAAATAGAATACAAACTGGCCAATGTGCGGAAAACCTGGCAGAGGTTCTTGTACCGTGATTCTATTATGCTTGAAGCTGCGAGGCAAAAATCTGCTTTTGGCCGCGTTGAGGATTGGGCAGCCGAGTTCTCGAAATTAATTGAAGATGATGTCTTTGCAACATTTGTACAG GTTTTGCATTACAAGTTACATAATGACCCTTGGAGGCGACTTGTTCATCTAGAAAAAGAGTTTGGGTTACCTAGAGAATGTTTGATAAAAACCAACTGA
- the LOC132161616 gene encoding adenylosuccinate synthetase 2, chloroplastic has translation MNLSSLAVDPKPVTGPRWAFLGAQRRTIPPRRPNFVVCSSVAASASLSVAESTTSTQGPPSRIASLSQVSGVLGSQWGDEGKGKLVDILGEHFDIVARCQGGANAGHTIYNAEGKKFALHLVPSGILNEDTLCVIGNGVVVHLPGLFEEIDGLESNGVPCKGRILVSDRAHLLFDFHQVVDGLREAELAKSFIGTTKRGIGPCYSNKVIRNGIRVGDLRHMDTFPQKLDLLLADAASRFQGFNYGPEMLREEVETYKRYAERLEPFIADTVHVMHDAISEKKKILVEGGQATMLDIDFGTYPFVTSSSPSAGGICTGLGIAPRVVGDLIGVVKAYTTRVGSGPFPTEILGQGGDLLRFAGQEFGTTTGRPRRCGWLDIVALKYCCQINGFSSLNLTKLDVLSDLPEIQLGVSYKHVDGTLIKSFPADLRLLEQLKVEYEVLPGWKTDISSVRNYADLPLAARTYVERIEDLVGVPIHYIGVGPGRDALIVK, from the exons ATGAACCTCTCTTCCCTCGCAGTCGACCCCAAGCCCGTCACTGGCCCACGGTGGGCCTTCTTGGGGGCCCAGCGCAGGACCATTCCTCCTCGCCGCCCGAACTTCGTCGTTTGCTCCTCCGTGGCGGCCTCGGCGTCGCTGAGCGTGGCCGAGTCGACCACCAGCACCCAGGGACCGCCGAGCCGGATCGCGTCGCTGAGTCAGGTATCGGGCGTGTTGGGCTCGCAGTGGGGAGACGAAGGCAAAGGCAAACTCGTCGACATCTTGGGCGAGCACTTCGACATCGTTGCTCGTTGTCAG gGTGGGGCTAATGCTGGACATACGATCTACAATGCAGAGGGAAAGAAGTTTGCCCTTCACCTGGTTCCCTCAGGTATCCTTAATGAGGATACACTCTGTGTTATTGGGAATGGAGTTGTGGTGCATCTTCCAGGGctgtttgaagaaattgatggCCTGGAATCCAATGGGGTTCCCTGCAAGGGAAGGATACTGGTGTCTGATCGTGCTCACTTGTTGTTTGACTTCCATCAAGTAGTAGATGGTCTTAGAGAGGCTGAGCTTGCCAAATCTTTCATTGGCACTACCAAGAGAGGAATTGGACCATGTTACTCAAACAAGGTTATCCGGAATGGCATTAGAGTAGGTGACCTGAGGCACATGGATACTTTTCCTCAAAAGCTTGATCTTTTATTGGCAGATGCAGCTTCAAGATTCCAAGGTTTTAACTATGGCCCAGAAATGCTTAGGGAAGAAGTTGAAACATACAAGAGATATGCTGAGAGATTGGAGCCCTTCATTGCTGATACTGTACATGTCATGCACGACGCCATctcagaaaagaagaaaattttggtcGAAGGCGGTCAGGCAACCATGCTAGATATTGACTTTGGAACTTATCCTTTTGTAACTTCTTCTAGCCCATCAGCTGGTGGGATTTGCACTGGTCTTGGAATTGCTCCAAGAGTAGTAGGCGATCTAATTGGAGTG GTGAAAGCCTATACTACAAGAGTTGGTTCTGGTCCTTTCCCTACGGAAATCTTGGGACAAGGGGGTGACCTCTTGAGGTTTGCGGGTCAGGAGTTTGGCACCACTACAGGTCGTCCTCGACGTTGTGGTTGGCTTGATATTGTGGCGTTGAAATACTGTTGCCAGATCAATGGATTTTCATCACTGAATCTCACCAAGCTTGATGTGTTGTCGGATCTCCCTGAAATTCAATTGGGGGTTTCTTATAAACATGTTGATGGTACACTAATTAAATCATTCCCTGCAGATCTTCGTCTTCTTGAGCAATTGAAG GTGGAATATGAAGTATTGCCTGGATGGAAGACCGATATTTCTTCAGTCAGAAATTATGCTGACCTTCCATTGGCTGCACGCACATATGTGGAAAGGATAGAAGACCTTGTTGGGGTGCCCATTCATTACATTGGTGTTGGGCCTGGTCGTGATGCCCtcatagtaaaataa